DNA sequence from the Malus domestica chromosome 11, GDT2T_hap1 genome:
ACAGATTCTTGGAAAAGCCCGATCCAAAGTCGCCCAAAGTAAAGAAATAGTTTGGGCCCGGTAATACCACCAGAACACTGAGGACAATATAGTAATTTGAACATCTTACGTTTGTACTAAAAACCTAGCTCGCCTGCCACTCCACTTGTCTCACAAAACCCTAGCCGCGTTGCTGCAGACTCCTGGAGCAGAAGAACCCTAGAACGCCAAAATGGGTACCTCTCTCATCCTCTTATTATCTCCATCTCGTATCCATTTTCTGTCTTTTCAACTTTGTTTCCGTGATGGGTACCCCTGAATTTGTTCATCTGAagttttgattgttttttttttgatatCGCATTTGTGAATTGTGATGCTAAATCTTGAgtttttgtgtgatttttgtAGGTATTTCTCGAGATTCCATGCACAAGAGACGTGCCACTGGAGGCAAGAAGAAGGCTTGGAGGAAGAAGCGAAAgtaatatttctttcttttgttttgatttgagctgctctttttttttttttttgttcaagttGTTATCCGAGCCACCTTCCTTTTGAATAATGTGCTTCTCCTGTTTATttgatgaatgaattcaatGATTTGTTTATTCTTTTAAAGAAATTAATCGGGTGATTTAAGGAGATTTATAACTGCATAGGTTGAAAGAATTTTGATTGCCTTGCAATTTGTGAACTTTTTGTTtctgacaaataattcactgtGGTGTGTCTCCACTTGCTCGAAGGGTTTGCCGTAATTTGTATGTATTACGGCACCAACCCTCCATTTCTTAGATTGTGACCAGTGTTGTTTAACTTTATTTATGAACTTGTGTGTGCAAGGGTTTCGCAGATTATTGTGAACACAAGTTCTGTACTGCTCGTTGGTTTAGATTTGTTTATTGATTTATATTAGTTATTTCAATGAATTCTCACATTTGTGTAAAATGATGTTACTTTAAAGCCTTGATGATTTTGGAATTGATTTAATTTCCACTTCTCGTTTGCAGGTACGAGCTCGGAAGGCAACCTGCTAACACCAAGTTGTCAAGCAACAAGACTGTGAGGAGGATCAGGGTTAGAGGTGGAAATGTCAAGTGGCGTGCTTTGAGGCTTGACACTGGAAATTTCTCCTGGGGTAGCGAGGCCGTGACCCGCAAAACCCGTCTTCTTGATGTTGTGTACAATGCATCTAACAATGAGTTGGTCCGTACTCAAACATTGGTGAAGAGTGCCATTGTTCAGGTTGATGCAGCACCATTCAAGCAGTGGTACCTCCAGCACTATGGAGTTGAAATTGGCCGCAAGAAGAAAACTGCTGCCGCTGCCAAGAAAGAAGCAGAGGTAgaactttgttttttatttttccaatgatttaagtttttttatgtGTGTTATCGCTGGACTtgtcttttgtgtttttacatatTTGGTGAATTTTTATTGTTTCTGCATCTAGAGGAAATATAATGGTTTATACATTGGTTTGATGTGTTCACATGGTGGAAACAATTATATTTTGTGTATGCTATGCACGCTGATAACAAATTGATTGGAAGATGTTTATGTACATGTTTGTACTCTTTGAAATGGAGGAGCAGAATGTTGTCAAGAACAGTAGAATTTACGGTCTCTGATGCCGTGTTTTGTGATCATATAGGATGGTGAGGcacctgctgctgctgctgaggAGGCAAAGAAGAGCAACCATGTAGCCAGAAAGCTGGAGAAGCGTCAACAGACTCGCACCTTGGACCAGCATATTGAAGAACAATTTGGCGGTGGTCGTCTGTTGGCTTGTATTTCATCACGACCTGGTCAGTGTGGCCGTTGCGATGGGTAAGTGACTTTATCTTCCtgtgtttttttcaatttggtcTATTGTAGGTGCTTTACTAGTTTATTTGCAGTTATGCTAGAGTTGGAAGCATGGATGTGACGGTTGTTTTTCGTTTCTTGTTGCAAAGTTAAGTTTAATCATACTTGTTCATATGTGATGTTTTACAGATATATCTTGGAGGGCAGAGAGCTGGAGTTCTACATGAAGAAGCTCcagaggaagaaggggaagggagCTGCAGCTTAAATTTTGGTTACCAGAACTCAGTGATTGTAGACTCAAGAGTATGTCATTTGTTTCGTCGTTTCCTACTCTGTAAGGGATTGCACTTTATTTCAGTTTGAAGTTGCAACTGGCTTTACCCCAAACAATGTTTTTAGTGGTTGAATGCTCAATCAGTAATTCTATTTTTGCAATCGTAAACGCTTACTATTTGGATGTGGAGCAGCAGTTTGATTAATTTTCTCGTGAATATTTCTTGCATTTTGCCGCTAATTATGCTCGGCACCAAAATATACATTTTTATCTACCCACCCTCAAGCATCAAGGGCAAAGGTTTGTGTGATTTTAGAGTTTTTCTGTGTGGCCCTAGTCCGCCTCTCACAAGGCCCTACTGAGTATCTGGTGCTCTAGTGATACGTGCGTTCTAATCGACCCGATGTATATCCCTATACTAGGAGTTTATGTCCAGACGTCTGCGTAAGACGATAAAAGTTGCGTTCGACGCTCCTGTAGGGTGTTTTGTATGCGGTCAGATTGCCATGTGGTTCGAGTTTGTACCTTAGAAGCCTCTTTCCGAGAGAACAATGGACCATATTGTTCCGAACCTTATCTAAACTACGGGGACGAATGATTTGAATTTGGATGCACAGAATGGAGCACACTCCAGCCAACTGGCTAAATCCAGTTCTGCACTTCCATTTTCTTCGGTTATGAGAGTTGGCGTATTCATCCCTGTTATAACTTGTAATACTGATACATACAAATGTTGAGCAAACGAAAAACCAAAACAACCACAAAAACAGTTGGATGTTCATCCCTGAAAGAGTTCCCACAAGGGATGGATCATAAATTCACACCTCAAACTTGTCCCACCCCTACCAGGATACGATCCGAAAACCGAACTGATATCTGGAAACCATGCGTGTTGTATCATTTGCTGCCGTACTTCTGTTTCAGCCGCTCTCTCACAAATTCATTTCGAGCTTTGGTTCGAGCTTGTTGAGGGGCAACGTTGACATACGAGAGATGCGCACCGAACCCGAAAAGAGCAGCAGCAGAAACGAAACACCCAACCGTCATTGCCAACCTCTTGGGGGTGGAGGGAAAGCAAACTACCATCTTCTTCCGCAAATTGCTGTATGCTTCTGAATAAGGAAGAGGCATAGAATTTATCAGAAAACCGACATGAAAGAATGAGTTTTCAGACCAAACAATTGAGTGCGGCATTCCATCATACAGTTGGAAGGCATTTCTCAAGTACGACAAATTGTTGGTTTAGAGATGCATGATTAGGTTTGATAAGTGGATTTTAGGTTAAGCTAAAAGCATATAACAAAGTAATTAGAGACGACTGAGTAGCTAATTACGAGCCTGCTAGCTGTTGCGTATAGGCGAAGCGAAACCATACCTGACAAGGTTGAGCTTTTAAAACACAGCGACAAGAACCGAGTTGGAGACGgagggaagagcatggaagtaaTTGGGCCGCTATTTTGGGTCTCGCTTGATAATTAATTTGTTTCAGTTAAAAAATGTATCTAAAAGAACGAGGAATGAACACGTAGTACACAATAATGATATTATTCTTTACTTGAGATATATTAGAGCATCTCCATTGGAATTTACAAATAAAAACGATTACTGTATAAAATGGGTATAAGACAAATATAGAGGTGAAATGAATCTCCAATGGATCAGAAGGAGGCCACTCAGTATTACGGTcttccttttcacttgtaagtgagaggtcttaggttcggtTCTTACCAAacgcgaatttgaaccacattattgttagcccattgtgaggcttagcccactcccccacccttagtgtagataatatcatttgcttAACCAATGGATCAGAAAGAGGCCACTCAGTATTACGATcttccttttcacttgtaagtgagaggtcttaggttcgattctcaccaaacgcgaatttgaaccacattattgttagcccattgtgaggcttagcccaccccccacccttagtatagataatatcatttgcttAACCAATGGATCGGAAAGTGAGTCCCTAAAGTATAGGGACTCACTAGATACATAGTGTATGTCCTCACATATAGGGACATGGATAACCTTGAGTAGAAAAAGGGGCCCACAATATTGATTAAAGcttctaattaattaaaaaatgattaacataaacaaaaaaaatttgcacCTTGAGTAAAAACGGGACGCACAATCTTGATTGAAGATTTTAATGCTtttaatgtttttaattttaatgcttctaattaattaaaaaatgcttattatattagcaccccacaaattgttgaataaaccacACATGcttaatacacctcacatttactttttcaattaaaaattatcttactACACCCCACTTCcttccccataataccctcacaccccacattcttaatatacaccttacattttctatacacaccccacattttttatacaccccacatttctcaaatttagaacagtcatttttaattttgccgaatgatttcaaaccaTCTAAACTTTAGgttgccgaatgatttcaaattgaatgatttgaaaaaatgtttaggttcatttgaatgtttttcaataacaataataatgatttcaaaGCTTTCGAAACATTGATTTCGTGTTCCATtagtcaaaaataatttttcttaatcaacatgtttgtagtttcattgcttaaagttttattcaacaatggagggtgtGAGGGGTTTTAAGAGTTGAAGTAGATAAATAATGCgttaaaagttaattttttttattattttttaaacctaataaggtcaaaattgtcattgcatagtagagTAAGTAAgtcattaatattaaattttaatgtgaggtgcattcaacattttgtggggtgctaatataaaaagccttaaAAAAAggttaacataaaaaaaaattgtgcacCTAATCAAATTATCACATAAAATCGTAAATACTTCAAATTTAAGTATTCTACTATAAGGACTCCCATTGGAGGCAATATTCCTTTAGGAACACAAAGATTCCGTATAAGTCCTTAAATTAGTACTCAAAATTGGTGGTAGGAGTCCCTAAATAGGGACttccattggagatgctcttaggttcgattctcgtcaaagacgaatttaaattacattattatgGTTGGCCCATTGTGAAACTTAGTCCACTCTCCCATCcgcttagtgtagataatatcatttgttcgaAAAGTAAAAAAACCCAAGGATTATTGTCACAttgtactacagtctagtgacAGTCATCTTCACTAGTaaatgagagattttaggtttgattctcgcaaaaggcaaatttgaactatattattggTAGCCTACTGTGAGACTTAACCCACTCCCTCAcctcccccccccctctcttaAATTCCATATTATTGCTAAGTCTCGATTagcaaagacgaatttgaatcatcTTATGGGCTAAGTCTCACAAAAGCCAACAAAAGAACCATATTATCTTATGGGCTAAGTCTCAAATAATATGAATTTATCTTATGTGACATATGATCGTttggaatttttcttttgttggctTTTTAAATGTAAGCAGTTATCACATTACGTttgcaacaaaaaaatatttaacgatTAAAACACCTAGAGTACGGATATTCTAGAACACCCAAAAAGTCCCACGTTTGCAATAgtttaggaaaaaaaatcagacaATATAGGTAGATGAGAATTTTTTCCCCTCCACTTCAGCACAGTgttatttttaaaacatataGTTGTTGCCGTAATTTTTTCCAATTTActatctttgtttttttattttacattttaccactatttatttattaatagaTTTACTTTTAGGGGATTTTATTTTACATTTGCTACATGCATTAACTTGTTTGCGCTAGGTTGACGCCAGAAACTTTTTTATTCTACCGGTAAACCGGTAAACCGGTGAACCGAATAAAaccaagttaaaaaaaaatcgtaaaaaccGAACCAGACCGACTATAGAATTTTGGTCACATGGGCAGGTCATGTAAAATGTCAATGGTATGTCCTGCACTGTCCATATCACCTTGGAAGACAAAACGAGATTAAATTGCTCAATCTAACAATGAAAAAGTAGCCATTTTGTTGGTGTATAACAAAAAATTGTGACTAAAATTCGATACAATCAATCAATCATACAAGTATTCCTCTATTGTACACGAAGATACCGTGTATGTAACGAAGAATCAGTACACAAGCAACAAAATTCCTCACGCTGTTGGACCATTCGCCGGAAGAAATGAACTGACAAATACAATGGTTTTGGGTGTCAAGAAAACATACCATACGCAGAGACAATGCAGTCTACGAACTTGTTTATGTCCCTCTGATGATTGTTGGCCAATCTTGCACAATGTCGATATCCTTTTGCAAAGCAAGGCCAACACCTTTAACTTTCCCATACCGTTGCTTTGTTAGCCTCATTCTATGTTTCACAACTATTGGGATTGGAGAGCCAGTCACAGAGTCCAAGAGGTTTGGTAATCTACTCTACCTTCACTAAAATAAGATTCAATCAGCACCGTGCAAACACGGTGGATTAGCATTCTCGAGGAAACGGAAATGGTGGTACAAAAACCAGCACTGAAGGAAGAATTGATTCTCTATCACTTCCACTTCCAGCATGATATTGAGCGGTTTCTGCCCAAACCAAATAATTTTCAGCACCCGAGGCTTTTCATTATGCCGTTAAGCCTGTCAATAACAACTGGTGTACTGGCAAATGACCCTTCGAGATTAATGGCATGATATTCCAACCCCTTCCACTGAGCAATTAATTCAAAATGTGGGCGTTTATACTCACTGCTAATAATCTCGAGAATCGCGGTTTTTGGCATTGCAGATACTACGTGTGTGAGACCTGCACCATGAGCACCGATAATGACAGAAGCATCTTGAATGGCCCGGACTTGCTCTTTCATCGACATGTGTGCAAACAATCCATTCACAAGGTTTATTTTGCATTCCTTATGATTAGATACGCAGttcttcaaggcatcaaacactTCTTGTTCATTGCTTAGCCTTGACTCAACCTTACCATGGTGGCGTGGATGGGCTAGGTAATCTTCTCGTCGAACAAAAAGGACATTATGACCTGAGCTTGGCTTCTCAGTACGATGTCCATGTACTGGAAATCCAAAAGAGGCTTTAATCATTTCTCCAAACTCTAATATTCGTGCTGTTTTCTGGTCATCAGGGTGTTGCCACAGATCAGGTGCTGATGCACCATGACAATTTATATCTTCACTCAGCCCCTTACAGAGTGGAGTCTCATATCCCAGAGGTGAGAGAATAGCATGACGAAAACATACAGGACCACTAAAGTTTTTAGCATTTCTAAGGCTAGAAACTAATTCTTTCCatgtttcttccaaagatgTCTGAAAATAACCACCAAAGAGAGATCAGAAACAGGAAACTTGTGAACTAGCACTTAAGCAGAACAACCAATGACTTTTCAACTTAAAGGATGAAAATTGATAAAGTTACAGCTGCATTATGTCTTACCTCAAAGACCGTGTCTACCAAAAATCACCCAAATTTGAAACCATATGACCATTGGATTAAattagtgtttctttgtagaacCGCATTCATCCATTTTATTCCCTGTAAGTGGTTTTGATTTGTCTAATCTTTTGCGAGGAAGATCTATGAAAGATGTACTAAAATATAGACGGTTTGAATtgttaaaatacactacgaagtGGGCTGTACAAAATGGGTGTCAAAAGCGTGTGTCCCCGTATTATCCTCTATACAAAAGACAGGAAAACTGACAAAGGATTATCCTCTATCCTAAAGATGGCATCCTAACTGCTTTCATCGTGGGGAGAAGTCATTCCTTGTAGAAATGTTTAATAAGAACAATATTATTAAAACATTTTTAAGACGTTACAACCCTGTTACCTGATTCTGAATTACTGATTAACATCAGAAGTCGACAGTCAGCTCCCAATACAGCCCCTCTTCTATGGCCACTAACACATTTGTTCATCCCATCTAATTACATATATTGAGTGATCTCATTCCTCGTGATGACCTATTCAGTCATGACCTTTCTAAGGGTTGTTTTTGGTTCCAAAACAAGTTTGGCTGATTTTTAAACAGAAAACTAGTCAGACAAACCAGGAGTTTAGAGCATTATCTGAAAGGTCatcatttctttttaaaatttgtatacTAAGACATCAACTGCTGTcacccgaaaaaaaaaaaaaaatagagggacttttaagttgttaaaagaaaaattgaatgcTTCTTCCTatcactacaacaacaacaacaacaaagccttttcccactaagtggggtcggctatatgaatcctagaacgccattgcgctcggttttgtgtcatgtcctctgttagatccaagtactctaagtcttttcttagggtctattccaaagttttcctaggtcttcatcTACCCCTTCaaccctgaacctctatcccgtagtcacatattcgaaccggagcgtcagtaggccttctttgcacatgtctaaactcattttgtgtacgtgttgatgcttcaccgcccaacattctgtgccatacaacatcgccggccttattgccgtcctataaaattttcccttgagctttagtggcctacgacggtcacacaacacgccggatgtactcttccacttcatccatccagcttgtattctatggttgagatctccatctaattctccattcttttgcaagataggtcctaggtagcgaaaacggtcgctctttggtatttcctgatctccgatcctcacccctaactcattttggcatccatttgcactgaacttgcactccatatattctgtctttgatcggcttaggcgaagacctttagattccaacacttctctccaaaggttaagcttcgcatttacccttcctgagtttcatcc
Encoded proteins:
- the LOC103430071 gene encoding small ribosomal subunit protein eS8, encoding MGISRDSMHKRRATGGKKKAWRKKRKYELGRQPANTKLSSNKTVRRIRVRGGNVKWRALRLDTGNFSWGSEAVTRKTRLLDVVYNASNNELVRTQTLVKSAIVQVDAAPFKQWYLQHYGVEIGRKKKTAAAAKKEAEDGEAPAAAAEEAKKSNHVARKLEKRQQTRTLDQHIEEQFGGGRLLACISSRPGQCGRCDGYILEGRELEFYMKKLQRKKGKGAAA